In Dryobates pubescens isolate bDryPub1 chromosome 19, bDryPub1.pri, whole genome shotgun sequence, the sequence CTCAGAAGCTGTAGTCAAAgtaactatttttttcccctgcccatAGTTGTACTCACTCATGAGAATCATTTTTCTGTCTTGTTTAATGACTTGTTTGGTGAAACAGACTCCAGCCTATTTTCTGATGAAATGATTTTCCAAGAAAAGCCTCGCAGCCAAGAACTTCTCTACAGAACTTGAAATGCAGATCCTCTACCCAAGCCACAAAAGCACACGAAGCACACATTGCAGCTGCTCTTGGGAGTGACAATCATTGCTTTATACAGCTGAAAAAGGCTGAATCAGCAAATAGAGCAAAATGGAAAATGGAAGTGTTCTGTAAGAAATTCTAGCCTGAACTGAAAAACAAATCTGTAACTGGCAGAGGAAGCTTGGATCGAAACTGCACCTGTATAAGAAGTTCATGCTTCTAGACAATGTAATCCCTGTGGCAGCTGTGACACAAGAGTATCAACAGACAGCAGCTATTGGATATGGCATATGGTACTTCTGGATGAAGGGAAAgtgctgaaaacaaaaacatttactAGCACTGTAAAatgccaagaaaaaaaatgatacAATGTAAGGTAGCAGAGACAGGCTGAAGGCCTGGAAACTCCTACTATGCTGGAAAGTCACAGAGGCTCTAAAACCAATAAAGAGCAGGAGAACTTCTAAACCAGAAATGGAACCACgaaaagcaaaggcagaagagTGGTCATTACCAgagtagaagagaaaaagagcttGGTGGTGCACTTCAAAGAAGTAATGAACAGACTCCGCTTCACCACATTTCAAAGGAATAGGGGAACCAAACATTTTGCACTTCTTTTGGCATTGAGAACAGAGATCAAAATCACAGGGTGCAGCTATCATACTGAAAAATATTGACTCAGCAAAGGATGGTGGAAGAAAAGCTTAAAGAAACAGGAAGTACATTAGTATCTGGGAAGAGGTGATTGTGCCTAAAGAACAAGGAATCCATGAATGGATGCCTGTGATAAAGATCCCCCACACTGGAGAGTTGtccttgctttgtcctgggtgaaGTCTCCTGCAGTGCTACCACACAGAGTGAAAGACTCCATGACTGTTGCAGATTACTATGAAAGATAGTTCTCCATGAAAGTCACTTTTTGTCATTGCTTCAACTGACCTTTAAAAGTTATCACTTAACATGAAGAGACTTAAAGGGTGGGGCACACCTAAGATCTGCAAAGGCCCATTTAGAAACATGAGAAACATACACAGAGACCAAAGAGCTCAGTGAGGGTAGGCAATCACACAACAGAACCATTCAGCCAGGAGGCTGGTCTGAGTCATATTTGGGACTGGCTTGAGTTAACCATGGAACTTCAGGCATCAGTATAGAATATGTAGATTGCCAGGACATCGAGGGACAGGGCACTGAGTTATTGTGTGATCGTGAAAGGCTGGGAGGAAAGACAAATGTCCTGGCAAAGGTAGATCAAGCTCAGCTCAAAACCAATTAGCTCACATTCATTCTCCTTGTAACACAGATGTCATGCTGACATACACCCTGATAATTTGGAAGAGCTATATCTTCTCCAGCAAAACTATCAAGAAGAAGGTGAGATGAGGGTGTATATTCATAGCATGAATAGGCATGGCATAGAGAAATAGGAAATAATGCAAACATAATTTCAGCTTGGCGTTGGAGTACAGCTGGGAGAACTAAAGACAGACCAAAGTGGTGGAGAGGAGAGTAGATGCTTTCTTAAGATGGATAGTGAGCATGAGATGATAAAACTTATCTCATTGCAAAACTGTGCTGAAAAATCCTCAAGCAGCAGCAATCTGTCTCTGCTGGTGTCAGAGACAGTGCAGAGGGTTCATGAGGTGCACGCTCCAAGTTAATGTTTCTTAGCCATTTTTAGATCATACCCTTCCTTCTGATAGCAGCCTGTCTCATGGTGTATGTGATCTATGCACTTACATATGGTTTTATTCATACAACAGGGTGAGCACATGGTCAGCTTCTCATTAAAAAAAGCCTTTGGTGGTgctattttatattaaaaatagaaattCAGCATTAATTCAGACAGAGAtcagtgcccagcagcccttcctgcagTCATTCTGCAGTGTTGGGGGTGCAGATGGGTGTTGTGTCAGCATACTGCAGCAGGTGTGTGTATAATACATGCATATGGCATGCCCAGCACTCCATAGAACCCCTCACCCTGTGATTCAGTGAGGGAGAGTATGTGCATGTGCACATAAACCTTTCAGTGGAGAATGTAGCAGGAGAGCATGAAGCACAGGGGAAGACACAAATGGAAGTTGCTCTGTAGAGACTAGGCACGGTGGCCACCATGGTTTGGCCTCTCACtcaccccttttccctccccataGGAGCCATGGTGGACATGAGGCTGGAACTGGTCACTTCTGCCCCTCATCCCACTAGAGAAAAACTCCAGCTCACTGTATCCTCAAGTGTGAGAGTTAATGCCTTAAGTGCCAGCATATTTGTGGTCATCTAAATCATGTAATAAATGGTAGTCAGGGAGAGAAAATTGAATTCTCCAAGGAAATCTTTAAGAAGATGCTGTAACAAGGTGTAATTGACCTGAAGACCAGCATGCTactaaaagcagaagcagcaaatggCAAAGTGGAAACAGTTTACACTTTGTGCACTGGTGCAAGGATGGTGTTCACAAGCAGACCTTAAGGGTAATATTCCCTTAAGAAGGTGACCTCATCTCTAATGTAAGCTACCTGTAGAGGTATGTAAACATTTTCTCTGGCtgtaaaaaaaattacattcaaCAGATTTGTCATCCCATAAAACCCCATAGGAATGATGGAATGGAAATGTGCTTGTGTATCATGCTTGGTCTGCACCTTGCCCTTCAATCTTCTGGTGTGTGTCTGAAATAAAATAGGTCAGCACTACTTTTTCTTCCAGAAAACCAGCTACATCATGTTAGCTTGTTGTGTGATAACTCAGGCTCCTCTCTCAAACCATTTAgcatggattattttttttttaagcagagtTAAATATGCCTCAGTTGTTTTTCAATCCTCTTAGCTGAGTGGATTTTAAATCATTCTGACTGTTTAAATAACTGTCAGAGtacatcccaggaggtgttaaGTTGCTCATATATATTTAATTGatcactttttaattttttttttttttaataacctaACTTGCTCTGGCTATTGAACCAGTGATTCCTGTCAAAACTAAGGGAAAAGTTGTCCTTGGAAGACTGAAGACTTAATCTCAGGTGTGTTATATGCCTTTCACTTAACAAAATGCCCTTAATAGCAAACCAGCAATTGCCCCTTCTGAGTCTCCCAGACCCCCCTGCATGTCAATTAGATAGAGGTGTTCCCTGAACGTGAAGTAGGTAAATAGCCAGAGGCGTGCACTAAAGCAGGGAAGGTcgttttgggctttttgttgAAACAGAAGGGTGACCCGTGGGGTGATAAATCCCAGCTCTAACCACTGAGTTTGCACTACAGAGAATAAATAACCCTGTCCTGACTTGATTTTGTCTTTGCCCATCAAAAATCAGTTGCAGTGGAACTACACCAAAAGTTAACAGGCAGGAAATTCCAACTATTTCCCATAAAGGAAATTATTCCTTTTTCAGTCCCTTGGAAAAGGGGCTTTAAACATACAAAACATATAACAGTTCGTTTGCTACACCATGTCAGTTCCTAGTGCTGTCAATCATTACCCGGCCAGCATATTATTCAGAAGGTGGAGCTGTCAGGCTGAAGGAATAAAAGGTAAGAAAAGGAAGGCTTTTGCTTCTTGCTGATGCCAAGGGTAAGTGAGATTATGTCAAACCTTTTAAACAGAGTCTCCCTTCTCTgccccaccccctgctcctATATAACACACGCTGCATTTAGCAATACCTGCTTTAACTCAGCCggtggtggggtgtgtgtgtgcctgcttCTCACCCCTGCTGATGGATGCTCTCACCAGCAATCTCCTTGGATGGCTCTGTGTGGGTGTCACCATACTTTTTGGGGTGACTGTGTTCTACATAGCCAAGaggagcccagcagagaaagcaaaCCTCCTGGTCTGGAGGCTCCTTCCCACCTTActggggctgctgtgtgtggccatgctgggcactggtggggGACTGGTGGTGTTTTGTACCATGTGCCTCATCTTTGTGtacctgggcagcagggcactgctgcccgTGGGCGACAAAGCTGTGCTCATCACAGGTAGGGTGCCGCAGATGTGCTCCGGGAAGCAAAAGCTGGTTTTTCTCACAAGTGGGATGGAAAACTTTGTGTCCTTGGCTTAGATATCTATCAAATGCATGCTGAGAAgatttccttttattattatttttcctcattttatttcctttgccaGAGATGCTTTTTCCAGGTAAATAAGTGTTCTGAAATTAAGTGGAAAAGCATCTTAATGATGCTATTTATTTTTTAGTGTCTCATTTAATCTTTTCAAGTAGCTTTTTAGACATACTTGTGAAACTAACTGATGCAAAAAGCATAAGAAGACTTATGATGGTCTAATTTTAAGAAGAGACATTAATTTCTGGAAGCCTTGAAGCACTACATTCATACtttactttttgtttgcttgaatTTATTGCAGTGGTTATAGATGTATGGTTATCTTTTAGTGTGCCAATTTACACAGTGCACTCTGTGTATGGCATGCATAAATTTCTAGGCACTGGTTTGGTGCCATCTCTGAAACAATGTATGAAATAATTTACCTTCCCTAGCAGTGAAAGTGCAGAGCTAATGAATTCAGTCTCTATTAACACTCTGATCTGCTCAAAACGCACTTGTAGCTTTCAGGAATGGCACTTGTAGTTTTATGGCTTTTCTCCTGATCTAAAACTTTAAATGTTGGTTGTTTGTGTTAATCCAAACTTTAAACCTGAGTGCCTGCCAACTGCTTCTTGCACTGTTAACttgctctttcctccctccttttctttcttttattttttgttgctttATATTCTATATTTGCCCTCTGGAAAGCTGAATTAAGTTGCTTTGGTTTATagatctggggtttttttttgcataatttcattttgttttatagGGACACCTGGAAATAGTTTAAATTTGCCTAGCAAGCATTAATAGGGCAATTAAATACAAAAGTTGAGAGGATGAGATGAGCAGCAAGCTCTCCGCTCTTGGTTTATCTGCCAGCTGGGTTTCTCCCTGCAGGTGTCTGAGATGAAGATAGATGTCAGGtgaagggtgggggggaggattTGGGGAACACTCCTGTCCCAcccctgcaaacacaggggTTGTGCTCACACCTGGGCATCTCCTTGCTTTTTGTAAGACTGCAGTTCTTCAGGAAAAAGCTCTGTCTTGGAGCTTACCTCTCTAGGGAATCTGAATTAGAGAACATGGGGAGTGAAGAACATTCGGGTGTGATCCAGTAAGTCAGTGTGCTTTCTTTGTACCTCTGCTGCAACTGTCCTGACGAAATACAAGTTTGGACATCTCTGACAGCTGACACATCTGAGGAGGCTCTTCTTGGTCTTTATTTGATCCAGACCGGTATGCAATCAATTAAATCCTCCATCAACTAGAAGGAAAGTTTTGCTCAACACATGTTTTGGTTAAATTGCTCTAATTGTAGTACTCTTCTCCATGCCAACTCGAGGATGTGTGTCTGCATGCATGTGCAGGTGTAAGGTGCCTTTAAATCAATTTTTGGTGTAATTTTCTCCAATTTAGACAAGATCTGAGACAGGCACTCCATGGTAAATGataatttttttcattattcccccccacccccctttcctctcctttctttcagcCCTGCAGGGTTTAGgaatgctgctgtgctctgggcagctgccacATATCATGTCTGAGACAGCTGCCTTTGGCCAGAGGATGGAGTAatctctgtgcttctctgcctgGGTTTTGTCAAATGTTGTACTGGTCTTCTTTGGATGTGCCTTGAAGAGGTGCTGCTGTGAGTTATACATTTAACCCAGCAGTTCATCAGTGTACCATGCTAAGGGAAAAACTGTGCCCAGCTGTCAAAATGCCTTTTCACATGAATAACTGTGTGTATGTGAGCAGTTTTAAAGTCACTGGTGAAACATTTCTGCTGATCCTCTTGCTGAGATTGAGTGTTTCACTGTCCTTAAGCAGAAGCTCCTGGGCTTAGTGTAGTTTTGTAGACCCAGTAGCCAGcctctttaaaaattaaatatccCTGAAGATCTGCAATAGCAGGAATTGTAAAATTCTTGTCTTGATTATTCTGTGTGCAGTGAGATGAATTTCTCTAGTTAACttggtcttttccttcttgatGTGTGACTTGGCACTTCTGATGCTCAGCGTGAGTGGATGATAAATTCTCAGTAACAACTCAGTTACAGCCAGCAGTGACTTTCTTATAATAAATCTTCCAGTCATTCACAAATTGTTATTGCTGACATAGAAGCAAGGGATTGGAGGGGAAAATTCTTTCTTCCCTGTAGAGTCCTAACTGCTGCTTGAATGTTAGGAGTTGCAGGATAAAGTTTCTCTGGACTTCAAGAACAAGTCTAAAACTCAGATTGGATTTGTCTTGATAAAAGTTGGGGACaagaccagcagcaggcacagaaacactacattttatttccttattGGAATTGCTACACCCACCCCTGGCTGTTGGGCACTCTGTCTTTCCCAAGTTGAGCTGTGATGTCAGACTCAAGTAATATGCAGCTCTGTGCCTAGGTACTTTCTGGGAAGGATTTGATCTAGAAATAGGTGGTTTTCACTAAAAGATAAAGGAGGAAAGACAGCCCGCCCCCAAACCCAGCAATCTGGCATATCTTTGGGGTATTTGCAGGCCTCTTCTTGTCTCTATAGGGAATTCCAAGAATGCAGGCTTGTtctcttgggggttttttttgaggcaGGGTTGTGAGGAGTGAAGTATGATATATGTGGTGCTTGCTGCATCTTCATCAAACTGCAGgcatcaaaaaaccccaaaacaataaaagccaaaacccttttatttttccttaaaaaaaaaaaaaaaagctttaagtAGAGCATGAGTAATTATTTACAACATCTTACACTGATTGATCCTGGCATTTAGTACATTCATTCAAATCACTTTGAATTTATCTAAACACTAAAGCCCCAGTTAAAAGACAGAACCCAGAGATGAAGCTCTAGCATGATTAGGATGAGTCTTTTTGGCAGTCAGTTTTTGTTGACTATGGGTTTtgagtgcaggagcaggcaagtGTGAATACCTATGGTAGTATCTGCCTCAGTGTGCTGAAATGGCAGATTAGCCTTTTTAAGTTGCTGGTAAAGCTAGGCAGGGATTATGGCAGCTCTTTCACAAACAAGGAAGTAGTGAGAAACTGGCAGGAGTCCCAGACCATTGTCCTGCATTCAGGTTTTGAAGCTGAGCTTCAACAAGTTGCTACCATGGGAGATTTTTCCCAATGAGAACAATCAGCCACTGGAATAATCTCCCTAGGAAAGTGGTGGactccccagctgcagacacTTTTaagattatcatagaatcaataaggttggaaaagacctcagagatcatcaagtctaaactGTCatccaaaacctcatgactaactaaaccatggcttcaagtgccacgtccaatcccctcttgaacacctccagggatggtgactccaccacctccctgggcaggacattccaatggccaacaattcattctgtgaagaactttctcctcacctcaagcataaacctcccctggtgcagcttgggactgtgtcctcttgttctggtgctggctgcctgggagaagagaccaacccccacctctctacaacctcccttcaggtagttgtagacagcaataaggtctcccctgagtctcctcttccccaggctaaacaatcccagctccctcagcctctcctcatagggcttgtgcttgagacctctccccatccttgttgcccttctctggacacgttcaagtttctcaatgtccttcctaaactgaggggcccagaactggacacagtactcaaagcaCTGGCCTAACAAGTACTaagtacaggggtagaatgacttccctgctcctgctggtcacactgctggctgatcagggtgctgggccatgtTATATAGGCTGCTTttcccaagaaaggttggactggctgatccttgaaggTGTGGTGCAGTATTGTGGGACATGCTGACATACCTGCTTTACAATGAGAGAACTGCATTCATTTCTTAAACTCCTGATTTTCTTCCCAATTTTATCCTTTGCAAAACTCCTGCAGCACAGTCCCTATaacctctctccctgcctctagCAGAGCCCTGTGTAACTTCATTTGGAATCTTGGTGTGAGAATGGGTGAAATGTTTCCTCCCTTGCACATAAGTTTTTCTCTAGGTGGGAAGAATGGAAACAGGAATGAGAGAAAGAcagcaggagagaaaacaaTTTGAAGTATCTTAAGATAGGAGCAGCAGCCAAATGGAGACTTATGAATCAACTGAATAATTTGTTAGATATTTATCATTGTTACCTGGTGGGAAGAATTGCACAATCATGATTGCACAGGTTGGTTGTGTGGCTGTTCTTGTAGCGCTTCCTGCATTTGGTGGTTCATTGCTTTAGATGGCCCAAGTTTGGAAGAAGCTAGAGATGCTAAGAGAAATTCTGATGCATGTCTACATGAATTAAATAGTTGATGCTATTTGGCTTAGCCTAAAAATGCCATTCTGGAGATTTCTTAGGATTTGAAAGCATTGGAACTCCTTTGCAGGTAAAGAGCCAGGTGCTTAGCTGGCTTGGTCACAGTCTATGACAAGAGTGGGTTTATCAGAAGGATCTGGATAGTAGAGGTTTGAATAAAATCATACTACTTTGAATGGAGTGCAACAGTTTGAACACCAGTGCACTAAGTGCTTTGTCCATCTGAAATTTCAAACTAAAATATTTGTGGTgtgtggttttttcttttctctgtctctctctctctcttttttcccccccagaaaCTTTTGGCATCATGTTTCAATCTGAATATTTGTATAATGCAAATCAGAGTTTTATTTGCTCTGTATGTACAAAGTAAGTCTTAGGATCTGTCAGAGTGCATGACTTGATGCCATCAGCTCTAAGCCAATAGAACATGGTCTGTCAGTCTTTGTGGAACCTGTAATCATTCATCTCTTCAAACCTTCAGATGTGAAACTTCCTTCTTACTCTCATATATAAGTCAGTGACTTTATTTCATCTTTCTGGTTACACTTGCATGTATATgtgctgctttggggttttttgtggctttttttattttagGGACTCACTTTTCAAGTGTCTTTTTGATGCTTTCAGGAAGTGACACTGGAATTGGACATGCACTGGCTAAACATTTGGATgacttgggttttgttgtgtttgctgGGGTTTTGAACAAGGATggcccaggagcagaggaactGAGACGGACCTGTTCTCAGAGactctctctgctgcagctggatatAACCAACATCAGCCAAGTCAAGGAGGCGTTTCTAAAAGTCTCAGAGAAGGTGCAAAATACAGGTATGCTTTTTTCCATTCTAATGGCAGCACTTGTGTAGTTGCTTACACAGTGCAGCTCTTCACTGTTGGCTGCATCGTGCTTTATGTGTAGGTCGTTTCCATGCCACAGTCTGTGGGAAGTCAGGTATTTATGTAGGCGACTTCTGCTTTCTGGGACATACAAAAAATGGTGATGTCTGGTCACGCATTGCATACTGTGTATCTGTAGCTCCAGATTATCTCTGCTTTGATCTGGAGACACCATGCAGCTCATCAGTTTAATTTTTGTGGAGCTGGTTTCCTGCTCTATAGCAGCCCtgtgttttctccttttcctagGACTCTGGGGTGTTGTGAACAATGCAGGCATCCTGGGCTTCCCTGCTGATGGTGAGCTGATGCCCATGAGCACATACAGACAATGCATGGAGGTGAATTTCTTTGGGGCTGTAGAGCTGTCCAAGACCTTCTTACCGTTACTTCGGAaatcccaggggaggctggtcAATGTGTCCAGCATGGCAGGTGAGTTGAACTAAAGGACCAAACTTCTGgtgcaacaggaaaaaaaactaacTGCCTTGGCAAAACACTTTAGTCTTGCTTGTCAGCACACCTGGGGAGTTAGTATCTAGGTAAATAGTGCAGGTTTTCATGATGTTTAGGAAACTTTTCCTAGAACCCAGACCTTAAAGCAGGAGAGTTTCATATGATAAAAATATGCTGTTATATAAAAGACTGTACAATTCAGATCTTCTGCTACAGATGCTGAGTGATAGCTTTGTGAGCTTGCAGAAAGATGGGTGGTTTATCAGGCAGGTTTCTACAACACATTCCAGCAGAAGTCTGCGTCCACCTCAGTTTTTGTGTCATTGAGCCACATCACGGAGATGCCTCAGAGTTTAATTCTTGAAatgcagaaggcagccacatttctttgctgcatccTATGGTTCTTTACAAACTACACTGTCTTAGAGCATGGTCTGCTAATAACCTGAGACCTGAAGAGAAAGTGTCTTTGTATTTCTTTAAAAgtagtgtttgtttgtttgtttgttttcaaaatacttTAGTCTAACATCTTAGCAAAATGGTATTTTTTTGTTAATGGTCTTTAGAAATTGGAGCATATGACATGCTCTGCAGTTTTCTGCCATAAATTGGATCCTGTGCTTACTACCGATGTGCCTTTATAACAGGACCTTCTAGTCTAGAAGGACAGCTGAGATGCTAAGATGTAGGAGCAGAAATAGTACAGTACCTGGTTGCTAACAGCTGAGGAGCAAGAATGATCCTTTGAAACTTAAACCTACTAGGAGCAGAATGTTATGATGCTGGAAAACATTTTAGTTGAAGACCTCTTAAGGATTTACTGTATCATCGGCTTGCCAAATTTTCCTTTGCCTTGTCTTCTTGGACCTTATTTCTATACAGTCCCCTCAATTCCTGCTGTATTGCTGAGGTGGATTGTGCAGGTGCTGCTTTCTGTTCATGGCTTACATCAAGGATGTGCCCTCAGCCTAGCTTTGACACTGCGGTCTTCTGTGGCTATTTTTTTAGTCCCAATTATGTTTTGTACCTGCATGCCTGTGTTTATGGCTTCTTGCTGACTCTTAAAGAAATCAGAATTACTCGAAGGACctttctggtgctgctctgcccaTTAGACCTTGCAAGCAAAGAGACAGCACAGACCTCTGTTTTCTCTGAGTGTGCAAGTGAAGCCTACACATTCCATGCTTTGGGGCAAATGTCTTAATTCTTGATGTGAatctgagctgccttccagggaTAAATGGAGAGCTTTCTTGTGTTGAGTAATTTGCCCTTACAGGAGTTTATAATGACCTTGCTCAAACTATAGCTGTTTGCA encodes:
- the HSD17B2 gene encoding 17-beta-hydroxysteroid dehydrogenase type 2, encoding MDALTSNLLGWLCVGVTILFGVTVFYIAKRSPAEKANLLVWRLLPTLLGLLCVAMLGTGGGLVVFCTMCLIFVYLGSRALLPVGDKAVLITGSDTGIGHALAKHLDDLGFVVFAGVLNKDGPGAEELRRTCSQRLSLLQLDITNISQVKEAFLKVSEKVQNTGLWGVVNNAGILGFPADGELMPMSTYRQCMEVNFFGAVELSKTFLPLLRKSQGRLVNVSSMAGGIPLPRYAAYGASKAALSMFSGVMRQELSKWGVKVAAIHPSGFRTGIQGTADLWAKQEKELIEKLPADTRQDYGEDYLLELKSYLLHMPVYCDADLSPVLGAILHALLAKRPHGLYTPGKGAYMPLCIFCYFPLWFYDFIISKMLSPKSVPRALRTSEAASKDL